The Mus musculus strain C57BL/6J chromosome 16, GRCm38.p6 C57BL/6J DNA window ATTTGCAGAGGAGTGTCAACTTAGAGCTGAGGGGGGCTGCTTTACACAGCTGCTTTTGTTGATCGAAAGTCAAATTACAGCACAGTGATGTTTGCTGAGTGTCTTAAACCTTTCACGGGGCTTTTCTGTTCTCCCTGCCAGTACTGTTTCTGTTAGTAGTCCCAGGTATTCCCGCTCTCAATGGCCTTCCTACCTCCCATAAATCCCCAAATCCTCCAGACAGGACATCAGCGCTGTGTCCCGTCCACTCCATGGACCTCAATTCCCTGCTTGCTTTCCCTTTgaccctccctgcctgcctctgttgacCCTGGGTCTTATCTTGTCCTCTGGAGGTATGCTAAGTGCCCTGCCAGCCTGGCCTGTTTTCTTTCACTGCCAGCACCTCCTGGATTCCAATTCCAAACATGGTATCCCTCTGGGGTCACCCTTTCTTCCGGCGCCAAGAGATCATGCATTCCAAATGGAACACAAGTGTGCTTCCCCTGCTGGCTCTCCACTCCGCGTTCTGCCTGGGAACGACAGAGAGCAGAATGTGGCTGCTTCGTCCCGTGTTGCTGAAGTTCATGGTGTCGAGTTCCTACTTCCTCTCAGGACAATGTATGCTGTTTGCTAAGGACTAAATATGAAGACCAGCCTAAGAAAGCCGGAGCCAAAGAGGTTTACCAGAGCACTGCGGGAGGGACAAGAGCTtcgctgagagagagagaaagagaggaacgaggaaaagaaaaatcccaaACAACAAACTTAGGCTTTCAAGCTTCCATGAAGTGTACTATGCTCCTGCGTTCTTTCTCAGAGCCACCGGAAGCATTCCTGCCAGCAAGGTTGCATTGGTAGTGAGAAGCCACCTGGGAGGACAAACTGACTGATTTTCCCCTCAGTTTCCTTTGTGGAGACCGTTTTGGAGCCTGCAAAGGCCTCGAGGGCCCCAAAGATGAGTGCCAATGGCAGCTCGGTGGCTCAGCTCCTCTGGCAGCCGCCCGTGTGCAGGAGCTGGAAACCGGATGTAGAAGGAGCTGTCTATCACCTGGCCAACTGTTTCTTGCTTATGGGCTTTATGGCAGGCAGTGGAGTGTATGGATGCTTCTATCTTTTCGGCATCCTGGGCCCAGGCTACCTCTGCTGCGTGCTGTGGGGCTGGTTTGATGCTTGTGGACTAGACATCGTCCTTTGGAACGTCCTCCTGACAGTGGCTTGCCTGCTTCAGCTGGCACAGCTGGTCTATCGTGTCCGGGTGAATACCCTCCCGGAGGAATTCAATCTCCTCTACAGGACACTGTGCCTGCCCCTGCAGGTGCCCCTGCAGGTCTACAAGGAGATTGTCCACTGCTGCCATGAGCAGGTCTTGACGCTGGCCACAGAGCAGACCTACGCTGTGGAGGGGGAGACCCCCATCAATCGCCTGTCCCTGCTCCTCTCAGGCCGGTAAGCTGTCTGTGTTGTCCATGCCTGGAATTCCccgcctcccaccccccacctacACTTCCTGTTCCCTAGTGTCCCTTTCCATTTTGTGTCCCCTTTCATCAAGGGACGGATGTGGAAAGTCAAACCCAGAAAGACTTTTTTCCATAGgagtgagtttgcttcctttttcttgacACTTTCCAAGAGGAAGCTAGATCATGAGGCAATTTCTCCGCTATCCAAGGTGACTGTATTTACTTGTCACCGGAAGGGCTGATAAGGCCAGACAGACCCaaaatggatacacacacacacacacaccaatgtggGATGCCTAAAGTGTAGAACCTCTGTGAGCATTAGAAAAATGACCATTTCAGTAAGATCAATTTGTTCCTTCCATATGCATTTAACATTTGTGAAGCACCCACTATGTgcaggaaataaaacaaacaaataacaaaacccaGGAGGTTTCCAGCGACCCCTGTGCTCTGCTGGGGCATTAAGGAGACGCCTTGTTGTAGTTGAGATATCCTATATAAGCTCTGGAGTGTAGCCCATGTGCTGACAGCTGCAGAGAGGAGCAAGTCCCACCTGGATTCCCAGGCCCATTGTTCTACTGAGAGTCTACCCTGTAATCAGAGTGCCCACGGTGGCAGAAGAGTAGTGCTGCCCACAGATGCCTCACTGGTGATTCGGTGGAGACATGTGCctcagaggaagagggagagttgGATACTGGCTGGCTTCAGGGTCAGAGTGTATCTGTCCAGTTAGCCTCCATGGCATCAGTGGCCGTTTATGCTCAATGAGAAACCACCTTGGGGCTCTGTGTGTCACGCATTGGAAGCATCCGTGCATTCTTTGAAACATTGCCCCATAGCACCTGACCATAGACAAGCCCCTCCTCCACCGCCCCGCTGGAGACCAAGCATTCGGCCTGGTCAAAAATGATGATACTCAGAACACTCTGGTTACAGGAAGGACGGGGAAAGGGAAAGATaaggcagaggggagagaaggggaaagggagggaagagtgaaaagaggaagagaaaagggaaggcaaaggaggaagggaaggaaggagagttggtggggggggagagggggcaaACTAAGATGGTCAGGTACACGATGACACGATGGCTATTCCTAGGTGTTCACTACTTAGTTCCATGCTTATAAGACAAACAATGAACGTTGGTCTGCTTAGACATTAGACAGACAGTGTCACGTCTTGGCAGAATGCTTTGGGAACCAACTTCCTTAcctgaggagaggaggagaaatgatACATGCTGCTGGCTTCCTTCTCTCTTGGTGTCTTCTTTCCTTAGAGATATTTTTTCTTCACGCActcacacaaagacagacacacacagagacatagacacacgcATATATACTTTGTtcgtctctcctctcccttcccctgccttcTTTGGATTTAAGAGTAGGGATCCAGTGTTAGATGTGACAAGCATTGTCTTGAACTCACGAAGCTTAAGCCAATAATAATTATGAGCCATGGTGATTAATCATGGACCCGCCATTGCCAAGGGGAAATAGTAAATGTGACGAGAGCATGTAAGTTATAGATCTTCATTTTCTGGGAGGTCAGACACACTCCAGCCCCGAGAGAAACTGGCCTAGCTAAAGACAGCATGTGTGCAGACGCTGAGGATGCGGCCCTTCACTTCCTCTTGCATCTTCCAGGCAGTCTCTATTTCCTGGCCTTGTGGTGTGTCTCTGCCATCAGAGGCTGGCTCTGTCCTTCCCGTGATTTGGGAACTTTCTTCTCTAGGTGATCATATAATAGGTAACTACTTAATGACTACCCTTCAGTgacatgcatgcgtgcacaccTATCTAGGCATTCATTTAGGGGAGACTCAAGAGTACTAATATCCCATTGGCCAGAACCTAGCAGCAAAGGATGCAAGAAGGTGTGGTCTTTAGCTGTTAAAactccagctgcctggaagaagagcAGTTGGTATTGAGACTAGGCtctctctgggctggagagatggctcagccgttaaaggctaggctcacaaccaaaaatataagagaataGGCTCTCTCATTAAACTCCCCAGGTCTCTGCCCATCTCTACACTTACCTGCTCATCATAGCCCGTTTATCCTTCAGAACTCACATGGAATGTCATCGTGAGAAGCTATGCCCTGCAAAGGACCAGGTTCTTCCGTCCCCCTTCTCCTGTGAGCCCGCTCCACCTCAGTACTCAGCACACTGAGTTCTTCACGTACTCGAGTCTTCCACTGAGCTGTGAACCTCTCAAAGACCAGGATCAGATTATACCCACCTCTGTAGCCCTCAGTCTTTGGGAACACGGGAGGTTCTGTGAATAGTGGCTTAGCGAGAACAGCTGCAGAGCTCCCTCCTCTGAGCGTGTGGGCCACAAAGGTGGGCTCGTTTGGCTCCTTCTTTGCCTAACACAACTCGCTTTGGAAGAGGTGGGTGTGAAAACTGGAGCTTTCTGAGGAACGGAGGAAAAGGCCTAGGCTGGATCTTAATCTACGTCTAGATGTTACACCACATCCAAAAACCATTCACTTTATGCCGGCAAACAGCTGGGGTGTTAGGTACCATACCAGACCCTCACAGAATGCAGGTCCCTTCTCTGCAGGGACAAAGCACCAGGGTGGACGCTGGCCATAGGCTAGAGATCCAGCAAACAACATTAGTGGGGTTGCTTACCCCGCTTCAGATGTACAGCAAACCTGTGTTTGTAGGAAAGGCCAGAGCAGTTGCTTAACGGGTTGGTAGTATGGAATAatcatataatttttttaaaattagttagaATTCCTACTCACAGCTGCAGAAAACCAACTCTATCTAGCTGATGTGAGGTGtcctttagaaaaagaaaaggatttctCTTCAAACTTAAGAAAAGGCATGCACTTAGGCCTCAGGCTGGAATAAGATAAGATCGTGTCTATTGGCTGTTCTGTATGATTTAGATTCTCCTGTGGCCAGTTGGGGCACATCCTTTTGCAATGTCGGGATCCTATTATTTGAGAGACAAGGTTTTAGGTTTTGAATACAGGAGTGTGTTAGTTTAACCAGtgtgtgatagttgtctctgccCAAGGCACAAGGCACAGTGACTTAACCAGTTCTAAAGTCTCCAAGTTATATTAGAAAAGGCATCAGGCTAGATGTGCATGCCGGGACCATCAGTGAGGGAGGTGTTTAGGATCTTGTGTCCTTGTGCTTGGTGAAGGCAGAGAAGGTGTGATGTGGGAAGTGTCCACAACCACCTACCCAAACCTCCTGTAACATGACAGCACGGTGAGAGAACACGGACTCTGTTCTGCTGCCTGGTAGTCATGTGACCTTAagctcactgtcttagtcagggtttctattcctgcacaaacatcatgaccaagaagcaagttggggaggaaagggtttattcagcttacatttccacattgccgTTCATCatttaaggaagtcaggactggaactcaagcaggtcagaaagcaggagctgatgcagaggccatggagggatgttccttgctggcttgcttcccctggcttgctcagcctgctctcttatagaaccaagattaccagcccagagatggtcccacccacaaggggcctttcccccttgatcactaattgagaaaatgccttacagttggatttcatggaggcatttcctcaactgaagctcctttctctgtgataactccagctgtgtcaacttgacacaaaactagccagtacaattgaccccttgtcaacttgacacacaaacacatcattagtaagcctcaacccttacattcttattcatccccaaggtctaaataactttaaacgtcccacagtctttacatattcttaaaatttcaatctctttaaaatatccatctcttttaaaatccaaagtctttttacaattaagtctcttaactgtgggctccactaaaatggtttcttccttcaagaggaaaaatatcagggcacagtcacaatcaaaaacaaaaatcaatctccaaccatccaatgtctgggatccaactcacgatcttctgggctcctccaagggcttgggtcacttctccagccatgccctttgtagcacacgcgtcgtcctctaggctccagatgcctgtactccactgctgctgctgctcttggtggtcatctcatggtactggcatctccaaaacactgcatgaccccttcagtcctgggccgtcaattgcaactgaggctgcaccttcaccaatggccttccatggcctctcacagtgccgagcctcagttGCTCTGTgtaaccccttcatgccttcaaaagcagtaccacctgggtgacccttacatattaccaagtcccgctgcagcaggagtacaaccttggctatctctggaacacagcccctttgtgctttcagaaaacacttcccagaagatgccacctcaatgatgctggtctcttctgaatcaccgctaatttcttagctccagctaaccagcatcaataatcccagtaatgcaaaggttttgctttggtagttctggtatcttgttaatcacagctgattcttcagccccagctaaccagaactatagaatcttcacaatcaaaacagcaatggccctgaaaagagtctttaattttccctctgaaatttcacaagctagacctccatcttctgcactgttctcaacattaccTTCCAAGCTTCTACACAACATCTAACAtagctcttaacaatgaatggatcttcaagcccaaagttccaaagtccttccacagtcctccccaaaacatggtcaggttgtcacaggaataccccactacgctggtaccaatttgtcttagacagggtttctattcctgcacaaacatcatgaccaagaagtaagttggggaggaaagggtttattcagcttacatttccacattgctgttcatcactaaaggaagtcaggactggaactcaagcaggtcagggagcaggagctgatgcagaggccatggagggatgttccttgctggcttgcttcccctggcttgctcagcctgctctcttatagaaccaagattatcagcccagagatggtcccacccacaaggggcctttcccccttgatcactaattgagaaaatgccttacacttggatctcatggaggcattttctcaactgaagctcctttctctgtgataactccagctgtgtcaagttgacacaaaattagccagtacactcCCCACGCACTTTTCCTGACCATCTGTTTCCTTGGCAGTAAAACTCAGAAAGAAAACCAGTCATGTCCATCACCACGATGACTCAGTGGGCAGGCACACTGGGAGCATCCGTCTGCCTTCCTCACATGCTATCTTGCAAACATGAGCTGTCCTGCCCGCTGCTCCTCATGCAGCCCGCCTGGAAGGGGAAAGGCAGAGCAGCACCTCCCATGGCAACAGAGACATTCTACATCCACGCTGTGCCATACCGCAGCCCCAGACCACACGTGCTTTGGGGTGCAATTAGTGTGACGGAGTAACTGGACCGACTGTTAACTATTTACTTTTAATGAATGTAACTCTCAATTGAAATAGCCACATGTGGTTAGTGCACAGCAGAGCCCCTGACGGTGGTTTTTCATCCTGGATACATAACGGGATTACTGGggagatttttaaattaataatgtcCATAACTCACCTACAGAGatgttttttaattgctttgaGAAAAGCTCATGCGTAAGGGTTTTTCAGGAGATTttgtctccttcttccttccttccttccttccttccttccttttcctctttttatccCTTCCTTTTCTACTCCTCCTTCTTTGGGGTGTGTATTGGGTCTGTGGGGTGTTGGGGGATGGTAGTGGTGATACGGGATCTCACTCTAGTCCTTTCTGCTTTGGCACTTAtgatgtaagccaggctggcttcacactcaTAGCAGTCCTCCTGCCACAGCCTCCCACCTGTTGAGTGGCCACCCATGAGCTCATACACACATGATCTGATGCTACGCTAGACTCATGTACACATAGACCACGCTGCTAGGCCCCCCAAGTGTTCTTACTACCCACTCCCCATCCCCAAGACTCTGGTCCTGCACTGTGGAATAGAAAAACACGTACAGGACGAGGACCGTGTGAGCTTCATCTCCATCTTTAATTGGGCCATACCTGCTCTGGCTCCCCACAGTCTAGCTGAGTACTTCTGCGGGAGGGTTTCAGCTACTCAGAAAATAGGCAGTTTCTGCAGAGAGCGGCCACTGCCCTTCCCCATTCAGTCTCCTCTCTCCTTTGTCAGGGTTCGAGTGAGCCAAGACGGGCAGTTTCTGCACTACATCTTTCCGTATCAGTTCATGGACTCTCCTGAATGGGAATCACTGCATCCTTCTGAAGAGGGGACCTTCCAGGTAATAAGGAGCCCCGAGGCAGCACAGTCACCTGCCACTGTAAGCCCACAACATTGTTACCTCTCCCATCACCTCTCTCCCACCTGCCCTTTGACCGCCACCAAAAGTGATTCTAGGAGGGGGCGGGATCGTGGCCTCTGCCTTCTCTTCAAGAAGAGTGCTTGGGCTCCTGGGTCTGGGGAACAGGGAAGGGTAGTTCTGGTCCCTGACAGACAGATCAGTCATTGGCCTACAACTCTTCCAAAAGACTGATGCCCACAGGATAAAAAAAGCTCATGCTACTTAGGGTAACTGAAACTCTTAGCAGCTCCAGCCCTCCTGGTACACGCTGCTCATAACATGACCCTTCTATTGCCCTGTACC harbors:
- the Popdc2 gene encoding popeye domain-containing protein 2 isoform X3, whose product is MSANGSSVAQLLWQPPVCRSWKPDVEGAVYHLANCFLLMGFMAGSGVYGCFYLFGILGPGYLCCVLWGWFDACGLDIVLWNVLLTVACLLQLAQLVYRVRVNTLPEEFNLLYRTLCLPLQVPLQVYKEIVHCCHEQVLTLATEQTYAVEGETPINRLSLLLSGRVRVSQDGQFLHYIFPYQFMDSPEWESLHPSEEGTFQPLDVLSRTLLKLCPDPRPLWLQFTLLSSKDHRAVVSVARWHSSMFPGWPLILSPLLLALQKDVWQAGGWT
- the Popdc2 gene encoding popeye domain-containing protein 2 isoform X2, which translates into the protein MSANGSSVAQLLWQPPVCRSWKPDVEGAVYHLANCFLLMGFMAGSGVYGCFYLFGILGPGYLCCVLWGWFDACGLDIVLWNVLLTVACLLQLAQLVYRVRVNTLPEEFNLLYRTLCLPLQVPLQVYKEIVHCCHEQVLTLATEQTYAVEGETPINRLSLLLSGRVRVSQDGQFLHYIFPYQFMDSPEWESLHPSEEGTFQVIRSPEAAQSPATVTLTAETECSYISWPRKNLYLLLNRERYISRLFSALLGYDISEKLYTLNDKLFAKFGLRFDIRLPSLYHVLSPSASDGEPESEKDDEEALEAAVSPAQARPICIVPTPPCSAPPATTNFPVPLPRARMPRMPRPDSGNLASRRPLQNSSQVMSRSQAPLAPIHTPEL
- the Popdc2 gene encoding popeye domain-containing protein 2 isoform X1, which translates into the protein MSANGSSVAQLLWQPPVCRSWKPDVEGAVYHLANCFLLMGFMAGSGVYGCFYLFGILGPGYLCCVLWGWFDACGLDIVLWNVLLTVACLLQLAQLVYRVRVNTLPEEFNLLYRTLCLPLQVPLQVYKEIVHCCHEQVLTLATEQTYAVEGETPINRLSLLLSGRVRVSQDGQFLHYIFPYQFMDSPEWESLHPSEEGTFQVIRSPEAAQSPATVTLTAETECSYISWPRKNLYLLLNRERYISRLFSALLGYDISEKLYTLNDKLFAKFGLRFDIRLPSLYHVLSPSASDGEPESEKDDEEALEAAVSPAQARPICIVPTPPCSAPPATTNFPVPLPRARMPRMPRPDSGNLGEDSTSLVLEDFEEVSGSESFMDYRSDGEYMR
- the Popdc2 gene encoding popeye domain-containing protein 2 isoform 1 (isoform 1 is encoded by transcript variant 1), which codes for MSANGSSVAQLLWQPPVCRSWKPDVEGAVYHLANCFLLMGFMAGSGVYGCFYLFGILGPGYLCCVLWGWFDACGLDIVLWNVLLTVACLLQLAQLVYRVRVNTLPEEFNLLYRTLCLPLQVPLQVYKEIVHCCHEQVLTLATEQTYAVEGETPINRLSLLLSGRVRVSQDGQFLHYIFPYQFMDSPEWESLHPSEEGTFQVTLTAETECSYISWPRKNLYLLLNRERYISRLFSALLGYDISEKLYTLNDKLFAKFGLRFDIRLPSLYHVLSPSASDGEPESEKDDEEALEAAVSPAQARPICIVPTPPCSAPPATTNFPVPLPRARMPRMPRPDSGNLGEDSTSLVLEDFEEVSGSESFMDYRSDGEYMR
- the Popdc2 gene encoding popeye domain-containing protein 2 isoform 2 (isoform 2 is encoded by transcript variant 2), with product MSANGSSVAQLLWQPPVCRSWKPDVEGAVYHLANCFLLMGFMAGSGVYGCFYLFGILGPGYLCCVLWGWFDACGLDIVLWNVLLTVACLLQLAQLVYRVRVNTLPEEFNLLYRTLCLPLQVPLQVYKEIVHCCHEQVLTLATEQTYAVEGETPINRLSLLLSGRVRVSQDGQFLHYIFPYQFMDSPEWESLHPSEEGTFQVTLTAETECSYISWPRKNLYLLLNRERYISRLFSALLGYDISEKLYTLNDKLFAKFGLRFDIRLPSLYHVLSPSASDGEPESEKDDEEALEAAVSPAQARPICIVPTPPCSAPPATTNFPVPLPRARMPRMPRPDSGNLASRRPLQNSSQVMSRSQAPLAPIHTPEL